agattctaattcattacttcaatagcaatgtgaagtccaattataagcttagtgaagaccaatagataccatgttgaatttcattcttcacccatatgaaatgaataccacttatgattaagtgcactttcttgttgtggttggcttgctttatcttttgatttttgcttgcatgagagcatcaatttgagaatatcacttgaaatatcatgactagctctcttttggatgttgcttgctttttcttgatcaacccttttgattgcttcaactaagcatctcagaTGTTCCTCaaatcaccacttctatgttagccttccaagtaccacatttggtttacctactcataggcggcaagcccctacactagggagaagtgacctctctctccAAGAattattcttgatactcacttgaaatgacttgattgattgattcaagtgatggacttaacttggtgagtaaccttgattccttctttaagtcattttctttcttcttgtttaagtccttttctttctaccaaatgattttcaatagttactagaacttaaacttcacttcatcttgagtttgatcttgatctttcaatttgagtaccgaatgtgtgcaaagtacactccacaatcaaatggccttgtactctttgcttgtcatgcttctagatcatctcaaaaccaaacttaggtacctcaattacttataaacatgtttccaacttgaggacctttcaatcaaagtgactctagatcaatccaacatttgttacttttctgacagattttatacCCTTTAaataaataagcatatctcccaaagtacaaatccaaataccactatatttggtggaggtgtgcaatactaagttacctagcatctgtaaaaattttagcttcatttgacttctaaattgctatcagatttcaattcttccaccactgctacatgctgaaaacagctgcactatagctgacaagatccactccaaaaccgaagcatttcttatccaattctcatgaaaattgtacaacatcttataccataagccTAGagtatgtacaccaatttttatgccaatccaataagtgttgattactcaaacatggctaagatcacagctcactcagattttcaatataggacatatttcaatcacttgagctatacttcatcaaatatgaatcaaacttgaaactaactcgtttgaatactttcacaagatataaatccattcaatccacttactaaatgtcatcttatgaacttatccaacacaaatcaatccaaacttgactaataatcaattatccattcaatcatctcatagcaagcaacattgcatatttatccaattcaatcaactcatatgcacccaaatgaaatgatcaacaagagatataccttggttagctcatgatcatccaactagcaagctttaactcaattatttgcaagtcatcaaatatatccaatgaattaccaacaacttgaattatagcacttgtatattgatagcacttggacttcactcaattttctcttggcattgggtttggatgtgcactaagcttcataacttgactcaatatatgatgatcaatatgaaatcaattgaatcaagtctccaatgccgatggtacctacaattaatcatccactttttgatggtacccaaacaagtttgggtcctctcaaattaggagcaacatacttaggcaacgccttagtatgagtagcgggatgttttgcaatagcaatcatagaggtaccattaccatccttcctaagcacatcatgatcatcaattgaaatgggcttagaaattttacctaggggacataaatgtgccatgtgtcccctttcccggcatgagtagcactttctctttgattgagccttctctttcttgctcatgtggtgcttctcattgccttgcctctcatggattacttgagccttcttctcaagcttggtaggacacttagaggcaaagtgtcccgtacttccacacttgaagcacttgatgcgAGCATAATCTtttttctcatcttcattcttgctcatcatcttggcatcttgagtttacattggatgccttgcctttccaccccttcttgttttcttcttctttattatcaaatcatcaccatcttcatggttgatcttgatttgctcttggggtgtcttctcttgctcaacttgtggctttggttgaggctcttttagttgcttcaccaattgcttggttgggcacattgaggtaagatgaccccaagtgcggcacttgaagcacttaacatgccttagcctctcttcttctttcttcaacttgagcattTCTTCATTGGgataaccatttgcaagatgtcccacttcatggcacttgaagcacatgaaatgagagagcttctcttgttcttgcttcttcatttctctttcatatcttctcttgctccatcttttgcccttgatcttgctcttgttgaagccaatgccatttgtgtcattgtggctttcttgatgattgactttgctagtcttgaagccgactctactcttgtcaccaaagtttctttgagtcttcaacatatgctcaaaggtgatttgagagttgtagcacctctctaacttgttgctcaatttcttcacttgttcatttagctcattgttctccttcaaaaggttagtctcacaagacatagaagtagaacaagcatctatatgtgaagagcatggcatatctaataaatcatcacaagaggtggatacatgcttgttgcctacatcacaagggttagcaacattttgcaatttatcatttgatccatgtgatgagctctcattatttttaagtttctttgtaaacactttaatgagagaagcatgttgttgtaataattcatcatgagatgcaagtagtgtctcatgattcaattttagctcatcatgtgaagatttataagcatcaagtaatttcttatgttcttcacaagagttctttagaaatgagttttcattttttaagttcaatgttttagctttctcattatctaaagacatggtcatgctagcaagtctactaacaagctcatcatatgaatcaacatgatcaaccacattatcatttgatatcttggtgtcaccttgtaatatgagacaatgtggtgtagttggagagcttgtagtagcatcatcatcatggcttgagcatgaaccaacatcaccatcaagtgtgcatggggtagcatcatcacttgcaacacttgtggcatcatcaaccttgtcaagtaaacttgtagtagatcgatcatcatcatcatcacttgaccatgaggtggagcaatcttccacaatcaccaaattgtggttatgctcaacacactcatgcacctccttcttgaatttgccatcatcccatgtggaggaatcaccgaaggtttccttgatggactcccatatctcacgagcggttctcttgatgtttacttgtttcatcaaatcaaagcttaaagcatccattagaaaacaacaagcatgtacatcaaattcatagagaactctttgagctttaatgagatttctatggtccaagacatgggtgagaccacttgtgacaacccaccaaaatttaggtccctttgcacgaaaatgatcaagcatgtgatttttccaaagtacaaagtttgtgccataaaaaatgtgtgcctcacaaacatctagcccattagacgccatcatctcgggtcagtgaagaccacaaatgagagacctggctttgataccacttgtaaggtcgagatagcggactaaagggggggtgaatagtcctttctaaaattaatcgcgtcggctaaccgaaataagtgcggaattaagactatcggtctagccaagactataccactctatctatgttctctagcaccttccaaaaatactaattaagcaacaaagatgccgggctagctagagcttacctaactaattctagaagcaaggtcacacaaacttatgccactagtattttaagcaacataggagctcctacacatgctagtaagcaaaagcacaaagccaactaaactcactagcaatgctcaatatcaaggcaaccaatgccaaattagagagcgcaaatacttagctacacaaactaagtaatgtgactaacaaggttacacaaaccaaattagccacgcaagggagctacttctatgctacacaagcaagaaggtaactagtaagctacacaagctaactaattacaagagcaactacacaagcacaatgtatatgaaatgtaTATGCAAGCTTGTAAAAGGGGATTGCAAactaacgggaagaacaaggtcgacacggtgatttttctcctgaggttcacgtgcttgccaacacgctagtccccgttgtgtcgaccgctcacttggtggttcgacggctaattggcatcacccgccaagcctgcacgtcgggcaccgcaagaacctaccccgaaagtgagggtagctcaatgacacgctcgactaaagttgctcttcgcggctcccgcggggcgagcacaatgcccctcacaaagctcttctctggagcaccgcacaagcttcttgcgggcttcgacggagaccaccaccaagccgtctaggagatggcaacctccaagagtaacaagaaccaccggcttgcaactcgatcacctagtgccactcgatgcaacctcacgatgcaatcatactagaatcgctctctcacacaatcggatgatcactatcaagcatatgtgagatggagggctcccaagcactactacacaagccaccaaggctttagtgtgctcagctaccggcccaaggctgaccatggcttctatttataaccccacgaacaaatagagccgttaccccttcactgggcaaaattcgggacgatcggacgctccggtccggacgatcggacgctccggtccgatcgaccggacgctggaccttagcgtccggtcgtgcgatgcacgccacgtgtccccttcttcaaatgctgttcatccgatctcaacggtcatctgacaACCAGACGctccagcttgaactgaccggacgcaacaaccccagcgtccggccgTTTCCAATAAGGTACCGgacatgaccagacacgtccggtcggtcgcgattggacgcagcaccagcgtccggtcacctccagcaacactactctgcctgcgtcatcacacgccatctcgaccttacaccatGCCACTTCCCGGTTTGAACCATTGTCCGAGACTGCGTTGCTCATTGGGGACCACCGCCGCGCCACTAGCCACCTGTCGTGCTAGCATCGGGTCACCGCGCTTGTTGCCGCCAGCTAGGTCTACAGTGGGCCCGATGCCCACACTGCTGCCCGCCTAGCCCTCGTCGAAAACTGGCTCACTCGAGTCTGGTGCGCCTCCACACGACCACCTTCCCGATGCGTGGCAGTGGCTGAAGGCGTTCGTCTCAGTGGCCAATAGACACCCAATGCGCGTTCTTCCTCCCGATGATGGTTGGAGGCACTTGGGGTCCGGTGAGGCCCGCCTCTTCCCTTGACTACCGGCGCGTGGGATCTGGGGGCGCGATCTCCGCAACGGCTGGCGCAAAGCTACGAGATCGAGGACGGGAAAGAACCGAGCATGGCAAGTGGGGCCTATATAACAATGTCTATTAGGATGAATTCAGGGGCTTTTACTTGAGAGCTTCTGCTAGAGCAGATGCAAAAAATTAGGCCCTAAAAAATGAGGATTACTCTCAAATCAAAAGTAGAGGTCCTGATTTGAAGGCTACTGCTAAAGATGTTCTTAGGCctcgttcgcttctcttataatccgtacttttcagcttgttttttcagctggaacaatatttttctctcacaacaaattagccggaacagtatttcagcttgttttttcagcgaagcgaacggggccttagagAAGCTTGATTTAGAGCAAAACCAAAGTGACTTATAATCCCATGTCCCAAAAAGTTTCAAGGTTGACATTTTGCGGTTGAAGATCAAACGATTTCAACTTGGTTCATAGCTCTTCAACTTTGACCAAATCCGtataaaaatactaacatttataaaactaaataaatattattagattcatTATAAATATATTTTAAGAATAAACTATTTAAAGACATACGTATcgatattattttttataaactttACAAACCCAagaaaatttgatttgtttacaaTTTGTTTTCACAGATGGAAGGAGCAATGTGTAACGGAGAGATTTCACGGAAGTTGTTCTATCCGCCGAAAGCCTCGAGCACAGCGGCTATGATTTTGGTCTCGTGGTTGTAGCCTCACTGCTAGCCCAACTCAAGACCGGCGCAGCCGCACCGAGATTAGCCGAACCGCAAAATCAAGGGCGATCGGTTTAATCACTCAGCTCGATATATCGAGGTGTAATTCCAAGGCTGCTTTTGTGCATCCGAGATGAGCTAGTGCGATGGACGGGGTGTGGCCATTTTTTATTCCTCTTTAGGtcttgtttgtgtgtgtgtgtatatatatatatatatatatatatatatatatatatatatatatatatatatatatatatatatatatatatatatatatatatatatatatatatataaaacatgCGTTCGAGTGGATTAGAGTAAAATTAAACTAAATTTTATTTAATTTTACTCTAACACACATGGATTAAAGTGAACATGCAAACATCAAACGAGCCCTTACCGAAACTGCCGGCCAATAGACTGCAGACCAGCCGGTTGTGTGAGTGTGACTATCTGTAGTGTGTGTATTGCTACTCGGCACCAGGTGAACGAAGTCACGAACATAAGAATTCCAATCAATCTTGAGCCGATACTCCAAATCACTGGAACGCAGTCTCTCAGGGATGGTTGCCATCAAGAAAATCAAAATAAATCCTGTTCATAAATTTCACAAAATCTTCAGAGATACGCACAGAACTATTCAGTTACTCGTCAAAAGGATTGAAAATGTTCTCACGTTACACGTGTTATTAGGGTCGAGCCCCACCTGTCAGAGGCTTTCCCAGCGTAGGGGCTGTTTGCGCCGCGAGTCTCGGGCAACGCGAGGCCCACGCCACGCCATGCACGGGCTGCACGCTGCGCGCAGGCCCCAGGGGCAGGGCGGCGGTTCCCCAAGCGCATCGGCATCGCCATTAGATTAGCGAGGAGGAGTAACCCCTTTGTTGATCCACCCGAAAAGCGTATCCTTTTACCACCAAACCTTTGCCTTTGACCCGTCCGTCCCACCCTCGCACACCCTTTGTCTCCTTTGCACTTGGCCTCGCCCTCGCCGCCTGAATCCCCACAAGCCCCCACACCAATCACTCGCCCTCGCTCTCAGTACCAGGGGATAGCCGCTATGCAGCTCAGGTCCGCGTCGCGCCATCGCCATGGCTCGGTCATGTGAGTCTCCTACAGGTACAGGAGGCGCCGTCTCTCACCTCTCAGTCAGCACCGGCAGCGCCATGGCCGCTCCTCGGTCCTGCTAGCAaaggtacctcctcctcctccttctcccccGCTCGCCGGCTGACTGGTTGAATGAATGACCGCCGGCTGACTGATTGATTCGGGTGTCATTTTCCCCAGGTGGGGATGACCATTCCTGATCTGTTGCTTTAATGCCTCCCCCCATCACTTTCCAGATCCaacccaccacctcctcctcctcctccccccgcCCTCGTCTTTATAAATCTTCCGCTGCCGCATTCACTGGCCACCGGAGTTATCAGTGCCCCCATGTCCTGACGCGGACGAGGGCGGAGCACACCACGCGCGGATGTGCTGTGCTGTTGCCTCATGATTCCGGTGTGCTCCATCATACCTGCCTCTCCCCTTCTTTTTTTCCGGGGGGGTGGAGAGAAAAGCGGGGGCAGCGAGTTGTGCGTCTTGTGAGCTCGcagctgttccaggttgcaatGCCTCTGCTGCTCGTGCTTTAGTTTAGTCTGCCCCCCGCCCCCCTTTTCTTCCCGTTCGCTTTGGTTGGGACATCTGATTTTTTTTCCCTTTCTTTGCTAATCTCTCTGGCGCTGGCCCACTTCGCGCACACCTATTTTGTGGGGGATGCCGGGGTGGGGGCTTGTGATTTTTGAGCCCTCGTTCTAGTGCTTGGCCTTTTGGGGGAGTGTTGATGCGGCGTTATGGGGCGCTGGATCTGTTGTCAAACGCGTGCTCGTAGCACTCGCACTAGCTTGTCGGGGAGCCTGCGAGGTGATTTCTTGCCCAAGGATCCTGAAAAGGctcctcttcttcttttcctttctaTCTCTCACATAGGTATCCGCCGCCGTGTGTTTGCTTTGCTCGTGTTTGCTTTGCTCGTTTTCTGCCTGTCGTGCTCGTTGTGGATTAGTGTTTCCTTGTTCATTTATTTCGTTTTTGTTGGATTGCTCACTCTGCAACCTGGTTTTCTTGCAGAACCTTTTGTAGTTCTGTTGCTAACGTGGCTAATTGATTTTCAGATCAGGAGTTGGGGATTGTGCTGCCACTCTGCTGAAAGTTTAGAGAAGGTGGAGAAATTGTGGTGTTTCCGCGCCTGTTAGAGTCTGCACTTCTGTGTTCCTGATCAACTGCTCCTACGCGATTGCTGTCTTCTCAAATCTGTCTCGCCAAGCATGGCTGGGCAAACGGCAAAGGCAAAGGAAGCAGGAAAAGATGACAGACAAGAACCCGGAGCTGAGGTGACGAAAGAGAAGCTACCACCGTCCCACCAGCAGCAAGAGTCTCCACCTTCTGTGGTGGACAAGGATTCTTCAGGTGTCTCTTCAGTCCCTGGCGATGAGTCGCCGCCGGTCCTGGATGGGGATTCAGGTGAGTTGAAAGTGGAGGAAAACTTGGATGGTAATGggaataaggaaaagaaaacgtcCCAGAAGAGCAGTACAAGTGACGGCTTCACTTCTGCTAAAGTGAGTGATGGGACAAGTAGTTTGAGGAAGACCAGTGGTAGTGCGACGATGAGTACACGGGCTGATTTCACTGAGAGTGGGAAGAGCAGCATGTGCCGTGCGAGCACGGGCAGTGATATTAGTGATGAGAGCTCCTGCAGCAGCATGAGCAGTGCCACCACGAAGCCACACAAGGGGAATGATTCAAGGTGGGAGGCGATCCATGTGGTCAAGTCCAGGGATAATGTTCTTGGTCTGAATCATTTTAGGCTGCTTAAGAAGTTGGGTTCTGGTGATATAGGAAGTGTGTACCTCTCTGAATTGAGTGGTACACGAAGTTACTTTGCAATGAAGGTTATGGATAAGACTTCTTTGGCGAGTCGGAAGAAGCTGCTTCGAGCTCAGACTGAGCGGGAGATCCTGCAGTCCCTGGATCATCCATTTCTACCAACCCTGTATACTCATTTTGAGACAGATAAgttttcatgcttggttatggaaTTCTGCCCTGGAGGGGACCTTCATACTCTTCGCCAAAGGCAGCCTGGGAAATATTTTTCAGAGCAAGCAGCAAAGTATGTACTTCTGCTAACAATAAGTTCAATATCTTGCGTAATTTGCTGGTtagctttttatttatttatttaatcaGGAGTGCTTATCTGCAGGTCAACATGTTTGCATTGCAATTTTGTTCTATCATCATTTTGTGTGGAATGATTTTTTTGTACCCACATGGTCAGGTGCATATGCAATGTTTATGCATTTTCATGTGCTAACGCAAACATGTTTATTGCTGTTGATTCAGGCGGTGAGATACTGTTGTATGCCCCTTCAGAAGTTTCTCGTTGCATTTATATGTTGATACAATTCTACAATAGTTTAGATACTCATTGGATGGCATCTATCTTGAGATGCTTTAGGTGCTAATGTTGAAATTCTGATCTATTTATAAATTTGTGCTATTTTCTGGCTTCATTAAAATGACTTTAACTTATTTGGCACTGATTAGATATCTTGATGTTTCAGGTTCTATGTAGCAGAGGTGCTCCTTGCATTGGAATACCTGCATATGCTTGGGATTATATACCGTGATCTTAAACCAGAAAATGTCCTCGTTCGGGAAGATGGCCACATCATGCTGTCAGACTTTGATCTCTCTCTTCGCTGTTCAGTAAGCCCAACGGTGATCAAGTCTGCAAATCCTGGCCTAGATGCAATGCAGAGGAACAATGCAGCATACTGTGCCCAGCCTGCTTGCATCGAGCCATCCTGCATTCAGCCCTCTTGTGTAGCTCCAACTACTTGCTTTGGCCCCCGGTTCTTCTCCAAATCTAAATCCAAGTCCAAGTCCAAGAAGGAGAAGTCAAAGCCTGATGCTCCAAACCAAGAGAACCTCTTCCCAGAGCTCATTGCTGAGCCAACTGATGCTCGCTCGATGTCCTTTGTTGGCACCCATGAGTACTTGGCCCCAGAAATAATAAAAGGGGAGGGCCATGGAAGTGCTGTGGATTGGTGGACCTTTGGCATATTCTTTTACGAGCTTTTGTTTGGCAAGACCCCTTTCAAAGGTTCAGGCAACCGGGCTACACTCTTCAACGTTGTTGGCCAGCCCTTGAGGTTCCCAGAGTCCCCAATAGTGAGCTTCTCTGCGAGGGACATGATAAGGGGATTGCTAGTCAAGGACCCACAGCACCGACTTGGGTACAAGCGCGGTGCTACCGAGATAAAACAGCATCCTTTCTTCGAGGGCGTGAACTGGGCTCTCATAAGGTGCGCGAGCCCTCCAGACATACCAAAGCCTGTTGAGCTTGAGTGTCGCCCAAAGCAAGTGCCATCAGCAAATGGAAAGGTCGCGCCAGTCGCTAACCAAAAGGGGCCAGATAATTATCTAGAATTTGAATTCTTCTAGGGATTTTTTTTGTGATTTCTGAACTGAAAGAGTGCATCTGGGGTGATGTTGTGAAAGAAAGTGAAAGATGATGAGGCTGATGAGCTACTCTAGGCATGTGCTTGGCTGGATTTTTTTTTCTGCCATTAGACTGTATGCTCGTTTCAGGTATCcgagttgttttttttttttcctgttgAACTGCTTAACTCTAGGGTGTACTCAATCCATCATGTATGTTGCAATTTTCAGAACCCGCCTATGGTACTTGAAATGGATTTCAGGGCTACTTGCTCCAGCTGGCTGTGTAATTGCTATTGTACTTTTGTAATTGATGCTTCCCCTTAGAACATGTCTTGCTCTACAAATTCTGATATCTGAACATGGCATATTGCCATCGCTACTCATCTCAGTCTGTCGTGAAAAACAGAAATTGTTGTTTGCATTTGTTTGTTGTCCGGAGGTGAGGCCCCGGCAAGGCAATGAAACAAGAAGCTTCGGGCCTGGCTGTTTCGGGCATGCTTACGATCTGCTGCTATTCCTGGCtgagcctgttcgggaggccgtaaacgatcatggattatttactgctggctggtttggtgtgaaagaaaaatactgtttctgactggaaatttatgatcgtttacgagcaagcgaacatgcttgGGCTTGTAACAAATGATTTGTTCCTCAATTTGCTGGATGTTTCAGGCATGCTTGGTATACCTTGAATGTTTCGGGCCTGGCTGAACTTCAAGACCAGGCCAGCCAGAGCCTGGTTTAGCGCATGCACTGACTGATGCACATGCACCTGAGCAAGTTTGTTTTATTGACTCGTTGAGCCGagtgcagcctgttcgtttcggcttatacaatcgtggattataagctacaacaatatttttctttcacaccaaaccagccactTATAGTCCACGATCATTTCAGCTGAAATGAACAGTGCATAGATACAGAGCGTTGTGTGTCCTCCGCATGTTTCATCGCTTCTAGTGAGCCAGGCCGGCTAGAAATGAAGGAAATTTTCATTTATGCGAAGCCAGCCTCAGAGCCAACTTTTCCATCTGCAGGAACAGGCCAAATTATTGTCCAGTTAACCAAACACACAAACCATCCGGATTGGGCTACTCAATTGTCTTCGGCTTTATTTATGGagggaggtatgttaggaacttGTTGGGCTACTCAATTGGCAAGTGGGCTGGTGCACTAAACATGTCTTCGCTCGGCCTTCCCAGCAAACAAGCAACATGAGCATTGAGCACTCCTCCAATACAAAAGGTAACCACCAGCACGagagtttaaaaaaaaaaaagaaacccaCCAGCACGAGAGAAGGCATCGAAGGACCAAACGACGAAACCAGCCCCGGCGAGCTCTGCTCGATTCTATCCGCTTTCACCTTCTTTTTCCTCCCATCTACTATCTCTACTATACGTAGATACTTCTAGTTCCTCTTTTCGAAAAAAAGATACTTCTAGAACCTCTAGAAACTAGTGTTGTTTTGTTTGGGTGGAGTTGTTGACTGGAGTGTGCGATTTTCCATGGTATTGAATAGTAAGGTGTAATATATATGGTTTTTTGTTTGCTCTTGTTATATGGTTGCGGTTCTATTTAATATCAAATTTGTAACTTGATGAATGGGATCCTCTAGAAATTCTAGAAAAGACACTAGGACCCA
Above is a genomic segment from Miscanthus floridulus cultivar M001 chromosome 3, ASM1932011v1, whole genome shotgun sequence containing:
- the LOC136542068 gene encoding serine/threonine-protein kinase D6PK-like, which codes for MAGQTAKAKEAGKDDRQEPGAEVTKEKLPPSHQQQESPPSVVDKDSSGVSSVPGDESPPVLDGDSGELKVEENLDGNGNKEKKTSQKSSTSDGFTSAKVSDGTSSLRKTSGSATMSTRADFTESGKSSMCRASTGSDISDESSCSSMSSATTKPHKGNDSRWEAIHVVKSRDNVLGLNHFRLLKKLGSGDIGSVYLSELSGTRSYFAMKVMDKTSLASRKKLLRAQTEREILQSLDHPFLPTLYTHFETDKFSCLVMEFCPGGDLHTLRQRQPGKYFSEQAAKFYVAEVLLALEYLHMLGIIYRDLKPENVLVREDGHIMLSDFDLSLRCSVSPTVIKSANPGLDAMQRNNAAYCAQPACIEPSCIQPSCVAPTTCFGPRFFSKSKSKSKSKKEKSKPDAPNQENLFPELIAEPTDARSMSFVGTHEYLAPEIIKGEGHGSAVDWWTFGIFFYELLFGKTPFKGSGNRATLFNVVGQPLRFPESPIVSFSARDMIRGLLVKDPQHRLGYKRGATEIKQHPFFEGVNWALIRCASPPDIPKPVELECRPKQVPSANGKVAPVANQKGPDNYLEFEFF